The following coding sequences are from one Pseudonocardia sp. EC080619-01 window:
- a CDS encoding ABC-F family ATP-binding cassette domain-containing protein: MITATDLELRAGSRILLSGANLRIQPGDRIGLVGRNGAGKTTSMRVLAGEGEPYSGDIASNSPVGYLPQDPREGDLSVTAKDRVLSARGLDTLLAKMEKAQTAMAELVDGPENEKVVREYGRLEERFSALGGYAAESEAARICTHLGLPDRVLAQPMRTLSGGQRRRVELARILFAASDGGSQSATTLLLDEPTNHLDADSITWLRGFLQNHEGGLVVISHDTDLLAAVVNKVWFLDATRGEADQYNMDWKRYLEARATDEKRRRRERANAEKKASALHTQAAKMGAKATKAVAAKNMARRADQLLAGLDEERQDDRVAKIRFPIPAPCGRTPMTAEGLSKAYGSLEVFTGVDLAVDRGSKVVVLGLNGAGKTTLLRLLAGTETPDAGDVVPGHGLRTGYFAQEHDTLDMDASVWDNIRHASPHAHEQQLRTLLGSFMFSGEQLDQPAGTLSGGERTRLALAGLVSSAANVLLLDEPTNNLDPASREQVLDALRRFEGSVVLVTHDPGAVEALEPDRVIVLPDGTEDHWSAEYLELVQLA, encoded by the coding sequence GTGATCACCGCGACCGACCTCGAACTGCGTGCCGGGTCCCGCATCCTGCTCTCCGGGGCGAACCTGCGCATCCAGCCCGGCGACCGGATCGGCCTCGTCGGCCGCAACGGCGCAGGCAAGACCACCTCGATGCGCGTCCTGGCGGGGGAGGGTGAGCCCTACTCGGGCGACATCGCGTCGAACTCGCCGGTCGGCTACCTCCCGCAGGACCCGCGCGAGGGTGACCTGTCGGTCACCGCGAAGGACCGGGTGCTGTCGGCCCGCGGCCTGGACACGCTGCTGGCCAAGATGGAGAAGGCCCAGACGGCGATGGCCGAGCTGGTCGACGGCCCGGAGAACGAGAAGGTCGTCCGCGAGTACGGCCGCCTCGAGGAGCGGTTCTCCGCACTCGGCGGCTACGCGGCGGAGTCCGAGGCCGCGCGGATCTGCACCCACCTCGGCCTGCCGGACCGGGTGCTCGCCCAGCCGATGCGCACCCTGTCCGGTGGCCAGCGCCGCCGGGTGGAGCTGGCCCGGATCCTGTTCGCGGCCTCCGACGGCGGCTCCCAGTCGGCGACGACGCTGCTGCTCGACGAGCCGACGAACCACCTCGACGCCGACTCGATCACCTGGCTGCGCGGGTTCCTGCAGAACCACGAGGGCGGGCTCGTCGTGATCAGCCACGACACCGACCTGCTGGCCGCGGTCGTCAACAAGGTCTGGTTCCTCGACGCCACCCGCGGCGAGGCCGACCAGTACAACATGGACTGGAAGCGGTACCTCGAGGCGCGGGCGACCGACGAGAAGCGCCGCCGCCGGGAGCGTGCGAACGCCGAGAAGAAGGCGTCCGCGCTGCACACCCAGGCCGCGAAGATGGGTGCGAAGGCCACCAAGGCCGTCGCCGCGAAGAACATGGCCCGCCGGGCCGACCAGCTGCTCGCCGGGCTCGACGAGGAGCGCCAGGACGACCGGGTCGCGAAGATCCGGTTCCCCATCCCGGCGCCCTGCGGCCGGACGCCGATGACGGCCGAGGGGCTGTCCAAGGCGTACGGCTCGCTGGAGGTGTTCACCGGCGTCGACCTCGCGGTGGACCGCGGGTCGAAGGTCGTCGTGCTGGGCCTCAACGGCGCGGGCAAGACGACGCTGCTGCGCCTGCTCGCCGGCACCGAGACGCCGGACGCGGGTGACGTCGTCCCCGGGCACGGGCTGCGGACCGGCTACTTCGCCCAGGAGCACGACACGCTCGACATGGACGCCAGCGTCTGGGACAACATCCGGCACGCCTCGCCGCACGCCCACGAGCAGCAGCTGCGCACGCTGCTGGGGTCGTTCATGTTCTCCGGCGAGCAGCTCGACCAGCCGGCCGGGACGCTGTCCGGCGGCGAGCGCACCCGGCTCGCGCTGGCCGGGCTGGTGTCGTCCGCGGCGAACGTGCTGCTGCTCGACGAGCCGACGAACAACCTGGACCCGGCCAGCCGGGAGCAGGTGCTCGACGCACTGCGCCGGTTCGAGGGCTCCGTGGTGCTGGTGACGCACGACCCGGGCGCGGTCGAGGCGCTGGAGCCGGACCGGGTGATCGTGCTCCCGGACGGCACCGAGGACCACTGGTCGGCGGAGTACCTGGAGCTCGTCCAGCTCGCGTGA
- a CDS encoding helix-turn-helix domain-containing protein: MAELKKGARITGTQRGKLAADLKKKYEKGASIRSLAEQTGRSYGFVHRVLSETGVTLRGRGGATRTKKK; encoded by the coding sequence ATGGCCGAGTTGAAGAAGGGCGCCCGGATCACCGGGACGCAGCGGGGGAAACTCGCCGCGGATCTGAAGAAGAAGTACGAGAAGGGCGCCAGCATCCGCTCGCTCGCCGAGCAGACCGGTCGCTCGTACGGATTCGTGCACCGCGTTCTCTCCGAGACCGGAGTGACGCTGCGCGGGCGCGGAGGCGCCACGCGCACCAAGAAGAAGTAG
- a CDS encoding ABC transporter ATP-binding protein: protein MRGVVRGADSTSIRRGSIAEGTWPRIWAFVRPYKRWLLAYLALTTVTAVIGVVTPLLAGRVVNTIVDANRLPDAARVIIVIAAGIAGMAVLEAVVGLAGRWFSSRLGEGLIEDLRVAVFSHVQAMPLAFFARTRTGALVSRLNNDVIGAQTAITGTLSTVLSNSIQLVLAVAVMIGLAWQVTVLAMLLLPIFVLPARRMGIWLAELRREAAELNATMGNQMTERFSAPGATLVKLFGDPGEEAAVFRGQVARVREIGVRSAMVSRLFVTALQLVSALAQALIYGLGGYLAVTGAIPPGTVVALGLLLTRLYTPMTALANARVDVMTALVAFERVFEVLDLRPAITERPRTSPLPAGPVDVRLRDVRFTYPSAEDVSLASLEEVAVLDQRTNTEVLHGVDLHIRGGGLLALVGTSGAGKSTLASLVPRLYDVGSGAVELAGVDVRDLSFATLRGAVGMVTQDGHLFHDTIAGNLRYAAPDATDDEMVDALHRARLGELLALLPDGLATVVGERGYRLSGGERQRLTIARLLLARPRVVILDEATAHLDSESEVAVQEALTEALAGRTAIVIAHRLSTVRAADRIAVLEAGQVVETGTHDELLAAGGRYATLHRTQFAPEEART from the coding sequence ATGCGCGGAGTCGTCCGGGGAGCGGACTCGACGTCCATCCGCCGTGGCTCCATCGCGGAGGGCACCTGGCCCCGCATCTGGGCCTTCGTCCGCCCGTACAAGCGCTGGCTGCTGGCCTACCTGGCGCTGACCACCGTCACCGCGGTGATCGGTGTCGTCACGCCGCTGCTGGCCGGCCGGGTGGTCAACACCATCGTCGACGCGAACCGTCTCCCGGACGCCGCCCGGGTGATCATCGTGATCGCCGCGGGCATCGCCGGGATGGCGGTGCTGGAGGCGGTCGTCGGGCTCGCCGGCCGCTGGTTCTCCTCCCGGCTCGGCGAGGGACTGATCGAGGACCTGCGGGTCGCGGTGTTCTCGCACGTGCAGGCGATGCCGCTGGCGTTCTTCGCCCGCACCCGCACAGGCGCGCTGGTCAGCAGGCTGAACAACGACGTCATCGGCGCCCAGACCGCGATCACCGGCACGCTGTCGACGGTGCTGTCCAACAGCATCCAGCTGGTCCTGGCCGTCGCCGTGATGATCGGGCTCGCCTGGCAGGTCACCGTGCTGGCGATGCTGTTGCTGCCGATCTTCGTGCTCCCCGCCCGCCGGATGGGCATCTGGCTCGCGGAGCTGCGGCGGGAGGCCGCGGAGCTGAACGCGACCATGGGCAACCAGATGACCGAGCGGTTCTCCGCACCCGGCGCCACCCTGGTGAAGCTCTTCGGCGACCCCGGCGAGGAGGCGGCGGTCTTCCGCGGGCAGGTCGCCCGGGTCCGCGAGATCGGGGTCCGGTCGGCCATGGTCTCCCGGCTGTTCGTCACGGCCCTGCAGCTGGTGTCCGCGCTCGCCCAGGCCCTGATCTACGGGCTCGGCGGCTACCTGGCGGTGACCGGCGCGATCCCGCCCGGGACCGTCGTCGCGCTGGGGCTGCTGCTGACCCGGCTCTACACGCCGATGACGGCGCTGGCGAACGCCCGCGTCGACGTCATGACCGCGCTCGTCGCGTTCGAGCGCGTCTTCGAGGTGCTGGACCTCCGGCCGGCGATCACCGAGCGACCGCGGACCTCGCCGCTGCCCGCCGGCCCGGTCGACGTCCGGCTGCGCGACGTGCGGTTCACCTACCCGAGCGCCGAGGACGTCTCGCTGGCCTCGCTGGAGGAGGTGGCGGTGCTCGACCAGCGGACCAACACCGAGGTGCTGCACGGGGTGGACCTGCACATCCGCGGTGGCGGGCTGCTCGCGCTGGTCGGCACGTCCGGCGCCGGCAAGTCCACGCTGGCCTCGCTGGTCCCGCGGCTCTACGACGTCGGCTCCGGCGCCGTCGAGCTGGCCGGCGTCGACGTCCGCGACCTGAGCTTCGCCACCCTGCGCGGCGCGGTCGGCATGGTCACCCAGGACGGGCACCTGTTCCACGACACGATCGCCGGGAACCTGCGCTACGCCGCCCCGGACGCCACCGACGACGAGATGGTCGACGCGCTGCACCGGGCACGGCTGGGGGAGCTGCTCGCCCTGCTCCCCGACGGTCTCGCCACCGTCGTGGGGGAGCGCGGCTACCGGCTCTCCGGCGGTGAGCGCCAGCGGCTCACCATCGCCCGGCTGCTGCTCGCCCGGCCGCGGGTGGTGATCCTCGACGAGGCGACCGCGCACCTGGACTCCGAGTCCGAGGTCGCCGTCCAGGAGGCACTGACCGAGGCGCTCGCCGGGCGGACGGCGATCGTCATCGCGCACCGGCTGTCCACGGTGCGGGCGGCGGACCGGATCGCCGTCCTGGAGGCCGGGCAGGTCGTGGAGACCGGCACGCACGACGAGCTGCTGGCCGCCGGCGGCCGGTACGCCACCCTGCACCGGACCCAGTTCGCGCCGGAGGAGGCGCGGACGTAG
- a CDS encoding DAK2 domain-containing protein gives MIDQDAVLDRFARAVEDGHGALTDLDQHSGDGDFGDNLRAGVRHAVRLAERGPRRGFSALGEVFLDEVGGTSGPLLGLLFTEIARSLTSSHAPGTHDVAALAAGARAGLTAIQRVGEAEVGDRTLVDALAPAVTALGRDGVAAAATAAREGAEGTADLTARHGRASYVGERAKGEPDPGAVGVAVLFWAIARVAEPDATLTPPLPGLG, from the coding sequence GTGATCGACCAGGACGCCGTGCTGGACCGGTTCGCCCGCGCCGTCGAGGACGGCCACGGGGCGCTCACCGACCTCGACCAGCACTCCGGCGACGGCGACTTCGGCGACAACCTGCGGGCCGGGGTCCGGCACGCGGTGCGGCTCGCCGAACGGGGCCCGCGGCGCGGGTTCTCCGCGCTCGGCGAGGTGTTCCTCGACGAGGTCGGGGGCACGAGCGGCCCGCTGCTCGGGCTGCTGTTCACCGAGATCGCACGGTCCCTGACCTCGTCGCACGCCCCCGGCACCCACGACGTCGCCGCGCTGGCCGCCGGCGCCCGGGCCGGGCTGACCGCGATCCAGCGGGTCGGCGAGGCCGAGGTCGGCGACCGGACGCTGGTCGACGCCCTCGCCCCGGCCGTCACGGCCTTGGGCCGGGACGGGGTCGCCGCGGCCGCCACCGCCGCCCGTGAGGGTGCCGAGGGGACCGCCGACCTCACCGCACGGCACGGCCGGGCGTCGTACGTCGGTGAGCGGGCCAAGGGCGAGCCCGACCCGGGCGCGGTCGGGGTCGCCGTGCTGTTCTGGGCGATCGCGCGCGTCGCCGAACCGGACGCCACGCTCACGCCGCCGCTGCCCGGCCTCGGCTGA
- a CDS encoding dihydroxyacetone kinase subunit DhaK — protein MPFPFHPAGDDPVPVAVRGFARAHADLVELREDPIHLVARHRAPGRRVGLVSGGGSGHEPLHAGFLGRGMLDAVAPGPVFTSPHNKAVLHASRAAAGPGGVIHVVKNYTGDRINFGIAAERLRMEGIDVHRVLVDDDLATDGLDTATGRRGTGATVVVEKILGAAADAGAGAAELAALGSDVAAASRSLAVASRAQTSARTGEPAFALDGELDYGVGIHGERAQRSIPRPPTGELVARMLDEIVAGLPDEVGGPPSSDVVLVVNGMGGTALLELYVLAELAATGLAERGLNLAGLLVGTFVPALDMAGFSLTLTRMQPAWKDHWAAPAETAAFPRQHEEVAR, from the coding sequence ATGCCGTTCCCCTTCCACCCGGCCGGTGACGACCCGGTACCGGTGGCCGTCCGCGGGTTCGCCCGGGCGCACGCCGATCTCGTCGAGCTGCGCGAGGACCCGATCCACCTGGTCGCCCGGCACCGCGCGCCCGGCAGGCGGGTCGGCCTCGTCTCCGGCGGCGGCTCCGGGCACGAGCCGCTGCACGCGGGCTTCCTCGGCCGCGGGATGCTCGACGCCGTCGCCCCCGGCCCGGTGTTCACCTCACCGCACAACAAGGCCGTGCTGCACGCCTCCCGCGCCGCCGCGGGCCCCGGGGGCGTGATCCACGTCGTCAAGAACTACACCGGCGACCGGATCAACTTCGGCATCGCCGCCGAGCGGCTGCGCATGGAGGGGATCGACGTCCACCGGGTCCTCGTCGACGACGACCTCGCCACCGACGGCCTCGACACCGCCACCGGGCGGCGCGGCACCGGTGCGACCGTCGTCGTGGAGAAGATCCTCGGTGCGGCCGCCGACGCCGGCGCCGGAGCGGCCGAGCTGGCCGCGCTCGGGTCCGACGTCGCGGCCGCCTCGCGGAGCCTCGCCGTCGCGTCCCGGGCGCAGACCTCCGCCCGGACCGGTGAACCGGCGTTCGCCCTCGACGGCGAGCTCGACTACGGCGTCGGCATCCACGGCGAGCGGGCGCAGCGCTCGATCCCGCGCCCGCCCACCGGGGAGCTCGTCGCCCGGATGCTCGACGAGATCGTGGCCGGGCTGCCCGACGAGGTGGGCGGACCGCCGAGCAGCGACGTCGTCCTCGTCGTCAATGGCATGGGCGGCACCGCGCTGCTCGAGCTGTACGTGCTCGCCGAGCTCGCCGCCACCGGGCTCGCGGAGCGCGGGCTGAACCTCGCCGGGCTCCTGGTGGGCACGTTCGTCCCGGCCCTCGACATGGCCGGGTTCTCGCTGACCCTGACCCGGATGCAGCCCGCGTGGAAGGACCACTGGGCCGCACCCGCCGAGACCGCCGCGTTCCCGCGGCAGCACGAGGAGGTGGCCCGGTGA
- a CDS encoding TetR/AcrR family transcriptional regulator, with the protein MPRVSTDQLAARRRQILDGARTCFADHGYEGATVRRLEQYTGLSRGAIFHYFRDKEALFLALAEDDAGRMAGVVAEQGLVQVMRELLDDRSDRSWLGTRLEVSRRLRTDPEFRARWQEHSGALTAATRARLERQAAAGALRDDVPVPVLAQYLELVLEGLVSHLAMGLPADDLDAVLDVVENGVRAAAHTP; encoded by the coding sequence ATGCCCCGCGTCAGCACGGACCAGCTCGCCGCACGACGGCGGCAGATCCTGGACGGCGCGCGCACCTGTTTCGCCGACCACGGCTACGAGGGCGCGACCGTCCGCCGGCTGGAGCAGTACACCGGGCTGTCCCGCGGCGCGATCTTCCACTACTTCCGGGACAAGGAGGCGCTGTTCCTCGCGCTCGCCGAGGACGACGCCGGCCGGATGGCGGGTGTCGTCGCCGAGCAGGGCCTGGTGCAGGTGATGCGCGAGCTGCTCGACGACCGCTCGGACCGCAGCTGGCTGGGCACCCGGCTGGAGGTGTCCCGGCGGCTGCGCACCGACCCGGAGTTCCGGGCCCGCTGGCAGGAGCACTCCGGTGCGCTCACCGCGGCGACCCGGGCCCGGCTGGAACGCCAGGCCGCGGCCGGCGCGCTGCGCGACGACGTCCCGGTGCCGGTGCTCGCCCAGTACCTGGAGCTGGTGCTGGAGGGCCTGGTGTCGCACCTGGCGATGGGCCTGCCCGCCGACGACCTCGACGCCGTGCTGGACGTCGTGGAGAACGGGGTCCGGGCCGCCGCCCACACCCCCTGA
- the egtA gene encoding ergothioneine biosynthesis glutamate--cysteine ligase EgtA, whose amino-acid sequence MTTHEESTGRGDGVLRSRAAAEAYIASVCFKHGPPALVGVEIEWMLHHPDRPADPVDPDLLRTALGAHTPPALDPASHGLPLPAGGVVTVEPGGQIEISSAPSDGLTPLIGDVTADAAHLHGLLARYGLHPHARAADPVRPAQRLLDLPRYAAMECVFDQVGPHGRSGMCSTSAVQVSLDAGPADTVADRWAVLHELGPVLLAAFANSPVQHGRRTGWKSSRQACWLSLDPSRTAPPELLAAGEDPAAAWARRVVDTPLLCVRGTGSWAVPPGVTFADWASGAVRDGILARPPTLADLDYHVSTLFPPVRPQGHLEVRYVDGQPGDDWAVPAAVLLALTSSDGVVDRVREICEPVRDAWVPAARDALADPALAAAAAALFPLAHEVLAAGGHPLTTAPGPLLARLREITEHRVLRGRCPADDVFPLEDGTAAAAAVPFPAGLHLGDVPGPRETAERHRIEEGVR is encoded by the coding sequence GTGACCACGCACGAGGAGAGCACCGGCCGGGGCGACGGTGTGCTCCGGAGCCGGGCTGCGGCCGAGGCCTACATCGCCTCGGTCTGCTTCAAGCACGGGCCCCCCGCCCTGGTGGGCGTCGAGATCGAGTGGATGCTCCACCACCCTGACCGTCCGGCCGACCCCGTCGACCCGGACCTCCTGCGCACCGCGCTCGGTGCACACACCCCACCCGCCCTGGATCCCGCCTCGCACGGGCTGCCGCTGCCCGCCGGCGGTGTCGTCACCGTCGAGCCCGGTGGCCAGATCGAGATCTCCAGTGCCCCGTCGGACGGCCTCACCCCGCTGATCGGTGACGTGACCGCCGACGCCGCACACCTCCACGGACTCCTCGCCCGGTACGGGCTGCACCCGCACGCGCGCGCCGCGGACCCGGTCCGCCCCGCGCAGCGGCTCCTCGACCTCCCGCGCTACGCCGCGATGGAGTGCGTGTTCGACCAGGTCGGACCGCACGGCCGGAGCGGCATGTGCTCCACCTCCGCCGTCCAGGTCAGCCTCGACGCCGGTCCCGCCGACACGGTCGCCGACCGCTGGGCGGTGCTGCACGAGCTGGGCCCGGTGCTCCTCGCCGCGTTCGCGAACTCGCCGGTGCAGCACGGCCGCCGGACCGGCTGGAAGTCGTCCCGGCAGGCGTGCTGGCTCAGCCTGGACCCGTCCCGCACCGCGCCGCCGGAGCTCCTGGCCGCGGGGGAGGACCCGGCCGCCGCCTGGGCGCGGCGGGTCGTCGACACCCCGCTGCTCTGCGTCCGCGGAACCGGTTCCTGGGCGGTGCCGCCCGGGGTGACGTTCGCCGACTGGGCCTCCGGCGCGGTCCGCGACGGCATCCTCGCCCGGCCACCGACGCTCGCCGATCTCGACTACCACGTCTCGACCCTGTTCCCGCCGGTCCGCCCGCAGGGCCATCTCGAGGTCCGCTACGTCGACGGCCAGCCCGGCGACGACTGGGCGGTCCCGGCGGCGGTGCTGCTCGCGCTGACGTCGTCGGACGGGGTCGTCGATCGGGTCCGGGAGATCTGCGAGCCGGTGCGCGACGCGTGGGTGCCCGCGGCCCGCGACGCGCTCGCCGACCCGGCACTGGCCGCCGCCGCGGCCGCGCTGTTCCCGCTCGCCCACGAGGTCCTCGCCGCCGGCGGGCACCCCCTGACCACCGCGCCGGGGCCGCTGCTCGCCCGGTTGCGGGAGATCACCGAGCACCGGGTGCTGCGCGGCCGGTGCCCCGCCGACGACGTGTTCCCGCTGGAGGACGGCACCGCGGCGGCCGCCGCCGTCCCGTTCCCGGCCGGGCTCCACCTGGGCGACGTCCCGGGACCCCGCGAGACCGCCGAGCGCCACCGCATCGAGGAGGGTGTGCGATGA